The proteins below come from a single Eucalyptus grandis isolate ANBG69807.140 chromosome 3, ASM1654582v1, whole genome shotgun sequence genomic window:
- the LOC104439573 gene encoding putative serine/threonine-protein kinase: MKSSSSSALLFFLGGVIVFLFLVIVLLILRKNKIPKELGNLVVRSRGRKASKDFLSGNLRTISYFDFHTLKKATKNFHPANLLGVGGFGPVYRGKLQDGTFVAVKKLSLEKSQQGESEFLAEVSMITSIQHKNLVRLLGCCSDGPQRLLVYEYMKNKSLDLIVYGKSDQYLNWKTRFQIIVGIARGLQYLHEDSPLRIVHRDIKASNILLDEKFQPRIGDFGLARFFPEDQAYLSTTFAGTLGYTAPEYAIRGELSEKADIYSFGVLVLEITSCRKNTDLTLPSEMQYLPEYAWKLYERSRIIELVDPRMREDGFIEKDVLQAMDIAFLCLQPHANLRPPMSEIVAMLTCKVEMVERPMRPAFLDRRPKKENLSWDTISEAFPSPLRSDSISLSRPTK, translated from the exons ATGAAGAGCTCCTCCTCTTCAGCTCTTCTGTTTTTCCTCGGGGGAGTGATCGTGTTTCTTTTCCTGGTGATTGTCCTGCTGATCTTAAGGAAAAATAAGATCCCCAAGGAACTGGGCAACTTGGTTGTACGAAGCAGAGGACGAAAAG CCTCGAAAGACTTCCTCAGCGGAAATCTTCGAACCATCAGCTATTTTGACTTCCACACCCTGAAGAAGGCAACTAAAAACTTCCATCCTGCAAACCTACTCGGAGTGGGCGGATTTGGTCCAGTCTACCGG GGAAAGTTACAAGATGGGACATTTGTTGCTGTGAAGAAACTGTCACTTGAGAAATCCCAGCAAGGAGAATCAGAATTTCTTGCTGAGGTTAGTATGATAACAAGCATCCAACACAAGAATCTAGTCCGCCTCCTCGGTTGTTGCTCAGATGGGCCACAACGACTCCTAGTGTACGAGTACATGAAGAACAAGAGCTTGGATCTTATTGTATATg GGAAAAGTGACCAATACCTCAACTGGAAAACCAGGTTTCAGATTATTGTTGGAATTGCACGAGGATTGCAGTACTTGCATGAAGATTCACCCCTGAGAATTGTTCATAGAGATATCAAAGCAAGcaacattcttcttgatgaGAAATTCCAACCTCGGATTGGCGATTTCGGGCTGGCAAGGTTCTTTCCTGAAGATCAAGCATACCTTAGCACTACGTTTGCTGGAACATT AGGATATACTGCACCTGAATATGCTATAAGAGGGGAATTATCTGAAAAGGCCGACATTTACAGTTTCGGGGTTCTCGTGCTTGAGATCACCAGTTGCAGGAAAAATACCGATCTGACTTTACCATCAGAAATGCAGTACCTCCCTGAATAT GCGTGGAAACTATATGAGAGATCGAGGATAATCGAGCTGGTAGACCCAAGAATGCGAGAAGACGGATTCATAGAGAAGGATGTCTTGCAAGCCATGGACATCGCCTTCTTGTGCCTTCAACCTCATGCTAATTTAAGGCCTCCAATGTCGGAGATAGTGGCCATGTTAACATGCAAGGTCGAGATGGTCGAAAGACCCATGAGACCTGCTTTCTTGGATCGTCGGCCTAAGAAGGAGAACCTTTCCTGGGATACCATCTCCGAGGCTTTCCCGTCTCCACTCCGGAGTGATTCCATTTCTTTAAGTAGGCCAACTAAGTAA